The stretch of DNA GGCGACGGTGGACTTCGGAGAGCCGAAGCCGAAGCGGCTCCTGCTGCGGTACGCGCCGGTGGAGAAGCTGTAACGCCGCGGGCGGCGGCGGGAGTTACGTCGGGTCGAGGCCGTGGCTGCGCAGCCACGGCAGCGGGTCGATCGCCGAGCCGCCGCCGGGGCGCACCTCGAAGTGCAGGTGCGGTCCTGTGGAATTGCCGGAGTTCCCGGAGAAGGCGATGGGATCGCCTGCCTTGACGGGGCCGCTGGAGACCTTGTGCGTGGAGAGGTGGCAGTACCACGTCTCCGTGCCGTCCTTGGCGGTCACGATCGCCATGTTGCCGTAGGCGCTGTTCCACTTCGTGGAAACCGTGCCGTCGGTGGCGGCGAGCACCTCTGTGCCGTACGACACCGGGAAGTCGATTCCGGAGTGCGCGGACATCCAGTTGATGCCGGCCTGTCCGTAGTACGCGCTCAGACCGTGCTGCTTCACCGGAAGCGAGAACTTGGGGCGCAGGCGCTCCTTGCGCGCGGCTTCCTCGGCGGCCTTCTTCTCGGCGGCGACCTTCTCCGCCTTGAGGTCGATGCGCTCCTGGGTACGGCTCGCGCGGTCGGCGAAGTCACCGGCGTCCGCGGAGAGGTTCGCCAGCTGCGTGTCGAGCTTGTTGTTGGCGGCCGATGGCTGCACCGACGTGGCGTCCGGGGCCGATGCCGCCTGCGGCTCCTTCTCGTCGCCGCCGCCGAAGTCGCCCACGGAGGCGGCGGCGATGCCCGCGACACCCATCACGCAGGCGGAGGGCACGGCGACGGTGAAGAGCGCGGAGCGCTTGGCGGGGGAGCGGCGGCGGGCCCGCGAGCGGGAGCCGTGCGTACGGTCCCTGACCGGCGGCTCGTCGTCACCCGCGGCTCCCCGGCGGCTCGGCTCGACCGGGCCGAGCGCATCGGCGGGAGCCTCGTCGGGGGTGAACTCGTGCTCGGCGGGGGTCGGTTGGGCGTAGGCCTCGGGGGAGTGAGCCTCGGAGGCGTAGGACCCGGTGTCGTAAGGCGAATGCTCGTACGTTTCGGGCGTCTCGTACGTGTCGGGCGCTCCGGGCGTGTCCTGAGCCTCGTACGCGCCGTGCGCCTCGTGCGCCTCATGTGTCTCGGGGGTGTCGTACGCCTCGAGCGTCTCCGTGGCCCCGTACGTCATGTCCTGGCCGCCGGAATTCCACGCGGTCGCGTCGTACGCGCCGGTGTCGAAGGCCTGGGTCTCCCACTGGCCGGTCTGCTGCGGCTGGTGCTGCGGCTGGTGCTGCGGCT from Streptomyces sp. BA2 encodes:
- a CDS encoding peptidoglycan DD-metalloendopeptidase family protein yields the protein MNDRHPSGSSTPPASAPADYAPYAAYDPQSTEHGAYTGYDGYSTGSFDTTGSYATAGPDTGSFASDPLFGDMPGSSYDTGQWSTTGTQQTLNYDPYAAQHQAAYDTSGYETGSYDTSAMWSTGGYQHLSADIPAQPGPDTTGHWDATAWNQPQHQPQHQPQQTGQWETQAFDTGAYDATAWNSGGQDMTYGATETLEAYDTPETHEAHEAHGAYEAQDTPGAPDTYETPETYEHSPYDTGSYASEAHSPEAYAQPTPAEHEFTPDEAPADALGPVEPSRRGAAGDDEPPVRDRTHGSRSRARRRSPAKRSALFTVAVPSACVMGVAGIAAASVGDFGGGDEKEPQAASAPDATSVQPSAANNKLDTQLANLSADAGDFADRASRTQERIDLKAEKVAAEKKAAEEAARKERLRPKFSLPVKQHGLSAYYGQAGINWMSAHSGIDFPVSYGTEVLAATDGTVSTKWNSAYGNMAIVTAKDGTETWYCHLSTHKVSSGPVKAGDPIAFSGNSGNSTGPHLHFEVRPGGGSAIDPLPWLRSHGLDPT